Proteins encoded by one window of Arachis hypogaea cultivar Tifrunner chromosome 1, arahy.Tifrunner.gnm2.J5K5, whole genome shotgun sequence:
- the LOC112708860 gene encoding oleosin G: protein MADRPTFQTPLSPHHAFLRRLQDHTPNSTQLAGLLTLLITGSILLLLTGLTVTGTIIAMIFFSPLIIISSPIWVPIGTLFLLITAAFLSMCGFGIVLVAAVSWMYRYFRGMHPPGSDRVDYARSRIYDTATHVKDYAREYGGYLQSKVKDAAPGA, encoded by the coding sequence ATGGCTGACAGACCCACCTTCCAAACACCGCTATCACCGCACCATGCGTTCCTCCGAAGGCTCCAAGATCACACTCCCAACTCCACCCAGCTCGCCGGCCTCTTAACCCTTCTCATCACCGGTTCAATCTTGCTCCTCCTCACCGGCCTAACCGTCACCGGAACCATAATCGCCATGATTTTCTTCTCCCCCTTGATAATCATCTCCAGCCCTATTTGGGTCCCAATCGGAACCCTATTTCTTCTCATAACCGCCGCCTTCTTATCCATGTGCGGATTCGGGATCGTTCTCGTCGCCGCCGTGTCTTGGATGTACCGTTACTTCCGGGGAATGCACCCGCCCGGTTCCGACCGGGTCGATTACGCCCGGAGCCGGATCTACGATACGGCCACCCACGTCAAGGACTACGCTAGAGAATACGGTGGGTACTTGCAGAGTAAGGTCAAAGATGCTGCACCCGGTGCTTAG
- the LOC112708868 gene encoding zinc finger BED domain-containing protein DAYSLEEPER codes for MEWGDNNNHYKTYKGDQKPMMDVALISNMDPVNIDLSSSDKPVPVNPQKPRKKTMTSVFLKFFETAADGKTRKCKFCGQSYSIATATGNLGRHLANRHPGYDKSTGEAVNNVAPRPTAVAKKSQPQTQPQPQSQPQPQPQPQSQPQPQPQSQSQPQVKANRVDYDHLNWLLIRWLVLASLPPSTLEEKWLVNSYKFLNPSIQLWSGDKYKNVLGEVFRSMKEDVKTMLEHVSSKFSITLDFWTSFEQIFYMSVTCHWIDENWCFQKLLLDISYIPYPCGGAEIYRSLIKVLKFYNIENRIMSCTHDNSQGALQACHTLKENLDGQKIGPFCYIPCAARTLNSIIDDGLKSAKKAISKIREFVMELNASSVISEDFVQLTAAYQEGTWKFPLDFTTRWSGNYQMLDLVCKAGKSMGDVIGKYDEILDSRMLLSSADKSLVNIMHQYLEPFYKTTNNICTTKVPTVGLVLFFMDHILETSATSSESRHSPEWLKSAAEGMTEKARNYISQVSNMFTYMTAILDPRIKGELIPEGLTSENFLDEARTHFMRNYSTSHFPSMSSGYNAQETEDGGSVSFAEEIARKKRRASMNSATDELTQYLAEAPAPIPTDVLEWWKVNSTRYPRLSVMARDFLAVQATSVVPEELFCGKGDEIEKQRFCLAHDSAQAILCIKSWIQAGIKFKFKSTEIDYERLMELAATSAAATDNSPASSDKKQK; via the exons ATGGAGTGGGGTGATAATAACAACCACTACAAAACATATAAAG GCGACCAAAAACCAATGATGGATGTGGCTCTCATTTCAAACATGGATCCAGTTAACATTGACCTGAGTTCTTCAGATAAGCCAGTTCCCGTTAATCCACAGAAGCCAAGAAAGAAAACAATGACATCGGTTTTTTTGAAGTTCTTTGAGACAGCCGCCGATGGGAAGACTCGGAAATGCAAGTTTTGTGGACAGAGTTATTCTATTGCAACTGCCACAG GCAATTTGGGACGGCATCTTGCTAATCGCCATCCAGGTTATGATAAGTCAACGGGAGAGGCTGTCAATAATGTGGCACCCCGGCCCACGGCTGTGGCCAAGAAGTCTCAGCCTCAAACTCAGCCTCAGCCTCAATCTCAACCTCAGCCTCAGCCTCAGCCTCAATCTCAACCTCAGCCTCAGCCTCAGTCTCAGTCTCAGCCCCAAGTAAAAGCAAACCGGGTGGATTATGATCATCTAAACTGGTTGCTGATTCGGTGGCTCGTTTTAGCTTCTCTCCCTCCTTCAACTCTAGAAGAAAAATGGCTTGTAAATTCCTACAAGTTTCTAAATCCATCTATACAGCTCTGGTCAGGTGACAAGTACAAGAATGTGCTGGGAGAAGTTTTTAGAAGCATGAAGGAAGATGTGAAAACGATGTTAGAACATGTTTCTTCCAAGTTCTCCATTACTCTTGACTTTTGGACTTCTTTTGAACAGATCTTCTATATGAGTGTAACATGTCATTGGATTGATGAAAACTGGTGTTTCCAGAAACTGCTTCTTGATATCTCGTACATACCCTATCCATGTGGTGGTGCAGAGATTTATCGATCGCTTATAAAGGTTCTTAAATTCTACaatattgaaaacagaatcaTGTCCTGCACCCATGATAACAGTCAAGGTGCATTACAGGCCTGCCATACATTGAAAGAGAACTTGGATGGTCAGAAAATAGGGCCATTCTGTTATATTCCATGTGCTGCTCGAACTTTGAATTCAATAATAGATGATGGATTGAAATCTGCAAAAAAAGCCATCTCTAAGATCCGTGAGTTTGTAATGGAGTTAAATGCTTCATCAGTGATCTCTGAAGATTTTGTTCAACTGACGGCAGCATATCAAGAAGGTACTTGGAaatttcctcttgattttacgaCAAGGTGGAGTGGAAACTACCAGATGCTTGATCTTGTGTGCAAG GCAGGTAAATCAATGGGAGATGTTATCGGTAAATATGACGAAATTCTCGACAGCAGAATGCTTCTGAGCTCCGCGGACAAGAGTTTGGTTAACATCATGCATCAGTATCTTGAACCATTCTACAAGACCACAAACAACATATGCACCACTAAGGTTCCAACAGTGGGGCTTGTCCTTTTCTTCATGGATCATATATTAGAAACAAGTGCTACGTCCAGCGAATCGCGACACAGCCCGGAATGGCTAAAATCTGCTGCAGAAGGAATGACAGAAAAAGCCAGAAATTATATTAGTCAGGTTTCTAACATGTTTACATATATGACAGCAATCCTAGATCCTAGAATCAAGGGAGAGCTGATCCCAGAGGGTTTAACCTCGGAAAATTTTCTGGATGAAGCGAGAACACACTTCATGAGAAACTATTCTACCAGTCATTTTCCATCCATGAGTTCTGGTTACAATGCACAAGAAACGGAAGATGGAGGAAGCGTCTCTTTTGCGGAGGAAATAGCTCGCAAGAAACGCCGAGCAAGCATGAACTCTGCCACAGACGAGCTTACACAGTACCTGGCGGAGGCTCCAGCCCCGATACCAACAGATGTCTTGGAGTGGTGGAAGGTTAATAGCACAAGATATCCTCGGCTATCCGTTATGGCTAGAGATTTCCTTGCTGTGCAAGCAACTTCGGTTGTGCCTGAAGAACTCTTCTGCGGCAAGGGCGACGAAATTGAGAAGCAAAGGTTCTGTCTCGCACATGATAGCGCGCAAGCTATTCTGTGCATCAAGTCGTGGATTCAGGCAGGCATCAAGTTTAAGTTCAAGTCGACGGAGATAGATTATGAGAGGTTGATGGAACTTGCAGCAACATCTGCTGCTGCAACAGATAACAGCCCTGCTAGTTCTGACAAGAAGCAAAAATAA